In Methanosarcina barkeri MS, a single window of DNA contains:
- a CDS encoding LSm family protein produces the protein MANRPLDILNNALDTPVIVRLKGAREFRGELKGYDIHMNLVLDNAEELRDGEVVSKFSSVVIRGDNVVYVSP, from the coding sequence ATGGCAAACCGACCTCTGGATATTTTGAACAACGCACTGGACACACCTGTAATCGTTAGATTGAAAGGCGCACGCGAGTTTAGAGGCGAGCTGAAAGGATACGATATTCACATGAACCTCGTGCTTGACAATGCTGAAGAGCTAAGAGACGGAGAAGTTGTAAGCAAGTTCAGCAGTGTCGTTATTCGCGGTGACAACGTGGTATACGTATCTCCGTAA
- a CDS encoding 50S ribosomal protein L37e: MSKGTSSMGKRQKRTHAKCRRCGSVSFNVHTKQCTSCGFGKTSRIRAYKWQAKCKY, encoded by the coding sequence ATGAGTAAAGGTACTTCATCAATGGGAAAAAGGCAGAAACGCACACACGCTAAATGCAGGCGCTGCGGTAGTGTTTCTTTTAACGTGCATACAAAACAGTGTACTTCATGTGGTTTTGGAAAAACATCTCGTATAAGAGCTTACAAGTGGCAGGCAAAGTGCAAGTATTAA